One Candidatus Neomarinimicrobiota bacterium DNA window includes the following coding sequences:
- a CDS encoding MATE family efflux transporter: protein MKRRNKDLSEGNIKKQLFNLVWPMLFGMAGMVIFNLADTYFIGRLGVQELAAISFTFPVVMFINSLSQGIGIGTSSLISRHIIVAERHAVKMMASRALLLGFLIVLLFVIPGLFTIRPLFTVLGAKNIILGYVGDYMKIWYLGVPFVVFPMIGNNIVRATGDTFMPGMLMLNSAIINVILDPLLIFGYGFFPRMGIRGAALATVIARSVSFVFILIILIRREKLLTVRLGRLREILATWKKVLYVAGPASLGMLITPLSIGLITRILSGFGKEAVAAFGVASRVEMFALTVIAALGSVLIIFIGQNYSKHKFNRIFSALRYALGFSMIWGILIFLILLLFGRNIAGIFTDDPRVIAIAASFFFIVGSSYGFQGLVMLSTSSYNGLNRPYPAVFFSMLRMLFLYVPLAWIGATFYALKGVFWAGFTANIIAGTLSYAFLYHCVKRIERQIDGSCF from the coding sequence ATGAAACGGCGGAATAAAGATCTCAGCGAAGGCAATATCAAAAAACAGCTTTTCAATCTGGTATGGCCCATGCTTTTCGGGATGGCGGGCATGGTCATTTTCAATCTTGCAGATACTTATTTTATCGGCAGGCTGGGGGTACAGGAACTGGCTGCCATCAGCTTTACTTTCCCTGTCGTTATGTTTATTAACAGTCTGTCTCAGGGCATTGGCATCGGGACCAGTTCACTTATATCCAGACATATCATTGTCGCAGAGCGTCATGCTGTAAAAATGATGGCCAGTCGGGCATTGTTGCTTGGTTTTCTGATTGTGCTGCTTTTTGTCATCCCAGGACTCTTTACTATCCGTCCCCTTTTCACGGTTCTGGGAGCAAAAAACATCATTCTTGGCTATGTAGGTGATTATATGAAAATCTGGTATCTGGGCGTGCCTTTCGTGGTTTTCCCGATGATCGGAAACAATATTGTCCGTGCCACCGGCGACACCTTTATGCCGGGTATGTTGATGTTGAATTCTGCCATTATCAATGTAATTCTGGATCCACTTTTGATCTTTGGATACGGCTTTTTCCCCCGGATGGGCATCCGTGGAGCCGCCCTGGCCACGGTCATTGCCCGGAGTGTGAGCTTTGTATTCATCCTGATTATTTTGATCAGACGAGAAAAACTTTTAACTGTTCGATTGGGACGATTAAGAGAAATTCTGGCGACCTGGAAAAAAGTCTTGTATGTAGCCGGACCCGCATCTTTGGGCATGTTAATCACACCCCTTTCCATCGGTTTGATCACCCGTATCCTGTCCGGATTCGGCAAGGAAGCCGTAGCGGCTTTCGGTGTTGCATCCCGGGTTGAAATGTTTGCCCTGACGGTCATTGCCGCCCTGGGATCGGTGTTGATTATATTTATCGGACAAAATTACAGTAAACATAAATTCAACAGAATCTTTTCAGCCCTTCGCTATGCCTTGGGATTCTCTATGATCTGGGGAATCCTGATTTTCCTGATTCTGCTTCTTTTCGGCCGGAATATAGCCGGTATCTTTACAGACGACCCCCGGGTTATTGCCATTGCCGCCAGCTTTTTTTTCATCGTGGGTTCCAGCTACGGCTTTCAAGGACTGGTTATGCTGAGTACTTCCAGTTACAACGGATTGAACCGTCCCTATCCCGCAGTTTTCTTTTCTATGCTGCGGATGCTCTTTCTCTATGTCCCCCTCGCCTGGATCGGGGCAACTTTCTATGCATTGAAAGGGGTTTTCTGGGCAGGATTTACAGCAAATATCATTGCCGGCACCTTATCCTATGCCTTCCTGTATCACTGCGTAAAAAGAATTGAAAGACAGATTGACGGATCATGCTTTTAA